The Bombus huntii isolate Logan2020A unplaced genomic scaffold, iyBomHunt1.1 ctg00000083.1, whole genome shotgun sequence genomic interval ctctccagggtatccttttcatactttgattttaaatcgatgacaatcttaaatagtatgcctcatatttttaaaatataaaattatatactatgttattctataatgtattatgtacagtcatatatatatataataattctatattgaaaaaaatatgaaattaacatgatatatacattactacataagttatatataaaatatgtatactatacccttgcctactgactgatatgaatttctttcggtctcgaatgcgttaaaagagagcgcaaagaaggcgaaattacttattgtaattagtaaaacgacctgagaggcagacagatacaagaaagaaggaatattatattagcggcattatcatgtttttgctctctttaagtctttcatcgagacagacaatctacaggtattaatcgaccaatttctccaagctgataacttcgaattgatgtttatatataagaagtgttatgtgttaatctgtctaaatgtttaaaaggtgttataaattaaatgttgttaaacgatacgtaattgccttttgatcgtaaattttactatcaaggggtcttttatgtatgcgtaatcattgtgaattataacaatttatgtgatcgatattaaaggtgtttaaaagcatgtagtttttttctatattactattctcctatattattatcctatattattatagcattcctatattattataatatccaattacatgttgatacacaagatatacagattattatttataacgttttggttttcttaattgagtcattcatttagtacaaatgataagaaattagtaataattcacaaaaaaaaggatatcgtagtagaaatattataaaaaaacattttctgttttagtgtagagttactccttcttacagacagtgtcgtacaaatctgtacgtctctgagaaaatgtaggtatctgagcccttacttcctcaacaacttttagatctgatagaaaaaagaaacatacgaagtaataagtaatgcttactaataaattcaacaaatacagaggaagatggctaaatcgataaattaacgagactaaaaattaattacatcatggatctctcgcttttaattttaagctgtaaattaccgatatcggtgactgccatattctcttgagtttccaaatcgtaaagaatctttccccagggattggtcaactgtgtatgtccccatgcgacgtaacttgcttaaggaacacgagccggtgatatgcaggcaacgtataattgattatcattcgctctgaaacgctgaagtaatgaccagtgcagtggtccagtggtcatattgaatgccgctggatatatcagcatttggcaacctaacccagagaagcaggaaatatgaagccaccgaataccaattaacttcgtagttgcacggttcacattccatcatttctgaatatgcgaggacagtcctcttattgtgcttttaattcttttatttgtttcattttcagcaaatatactggttttttaaattaagcttctttttatacagagttacagattatattaattttatatagaatatatttaagaaagatatttaattttttgctagttaagtattgatcgattaagttactgtacctttgttccgataaatgcgtgccatttcctcgaatctaatatcatagcaaatgccaatacctattttgcagcccttcacatcgaacgtcgttagggagttaccaggactgagtgaatcactctctcgaaaagtaatcttattaggaatgtcgatgtcgaatagatgtacctaataacataaaaatgtggtcgctaattctattgctgcaacttttgtaatttaatatcaaagttaccaactcctaaactttaattattttttatttaataactgacagcgtttttatcactttcttttattaaaaaatcttatcatttaataatgtttaaaaaggagaaaaaataagtataataatattttaagtatgtgaaaaatttatacaacaacaaacacattacaacaaaaatgggcgtttcccgtatcataacgtattttataaaccgtaaattatagaattggttatagtatacgtatgtacatatgtatattcctaaattattcctagatagagtcactttcttcaccccaatattttcaaattcaaagccataaaggaatatattacttacctttcggtgttttgctatcaaagttccatcgggaccccaaatagtacaggtattgtacaatttagcgccctctatttcaggcatcgtaccaccaactacatagatgttgttttctttagctgcgttcgatgaagcaacgctcgtttcaccatcaggaatactctcggcgtattttggaaagtactctgcattgcaatatttcaattaatgaagaataactgtcttttgttccaaccataaattaaattgaaatgtttgtcagttttttattttttaaattattaaaataactaagttttatatttcgacttaattaaatatgcaattacttagctaatagtatatataataaattgtttctacaggttcaaaatgaaaaatgaatatttagaaatatttaattacgacaatgctatttgtgttagcatcagtggcttgttactcaacgactttgctagtactttttgaaacataaagttagttttcaattaacacttatactagaggcggaattataaatgcaaaataattgataatactaatttataagtacctaattattagtatcttaaaaaatatatttatacaaaaatcacgataatcatgaaaatggggaaatcctatattctcgaatcaattcacaatttattttgtatattaattagataaaaaacgtaaagttggattttcttattgtggagataagaaacagctcaaatttacattgttttgtacgttacaaattataggcttaaaatgtacgaaatgtaactttgaaacgacactaattttttacgcacgataaacctccacgacttaggtatgtaaagatgataaacgtatattaattctataaatttggtaataataaaccaactttctgagaagttctgtaaatttcgtttctgttgtatcaagagaataatggaatattccacttagatcgtatacttcttgtacgtacgtacaaaattttccggctaatctaaaacacttcataagatagagagcttctggaaattcggacacagagagtgcataaaatacaagataagtctcgtgtctttcaaaattattttttattcgctaaaaacgtcctgtgtactcatgcaatcacatgcaacctcgaaacttcacttattttttatcactttccaattcaatacacagtttcagcatttttgactatatgtaagagaaatttccattcagccaaaggtgtacttacagattatagattcctatacgactctcagtaaaaatttatccgcactccagatagttaaaacttctgtcgaccgtattgatccatctgcactcttcgtatgacgtcaatatctgttcagtgctgctgcgcaggtttctttgtgttacgtcaattcgtttgtgaccgttgcgcgagtaatggcgctttgcaatggtgatttgcaggaaaacagtgcaggatgctgtgattcgtttcttgtggtcggaggttatgtttgatgcctatatttatcaaagatttaatgcacattatggagaaagtgttttgtcacgaagtgtgtttgaatgggcacaaaagttcaaagaagatcgcacgagtgttatgaaaaaacagctggacgcccgtccacatccacgatgacaacattgaacgtgctcatgaacttatgctctatggaatagacgagtgacactggataatgtggcaaatcatttgcaaatcagccacggctctgcttatgcaatagtgcacgacagatttggattttaaaaagtttgtgcgagatggatgccgaaaaagctgatgaaaaggtgaagacgacgatgcattcgtggttcgcagctcagcccaaaacattttttaatgagaaaatacaaaggtccttcggcaaatggacaaagtgtatacagaaatcgagtgattatgtcaaaaaatgatgtatgtcttttttgacaattgcttaaaataaattctacaccgacagagcgggtaactttttactcaccctcgtaagacacttaaatttccaatctattatgatgaataaaagagcttatactattaaatctaattgtattttgttgcatgagagtacacgtgtatgtgatgtacattacctttatatccccttgaacgcttcaatattgcgcatatatactatattttgtacagcttctataaaatttcgtatgtttgtttaggctgttaatctagaggctggagtacaaagaagtggcacaatgatgtgggctgatgacatttataattatcaaggaatcacccctacattcgctcaggtatatatcgttgactataacgtatttaacatatatgattgttagaatattaataattaatttttaattctatcagaattttaatgaaactgtcccttgggaaggaagaactgatacctt includes:
- the LOC126876562 gene encoding omega-amidase NIT2-A-like isoform X11, with amino-acid sequence MPEIEGAKLYNTCTIWGPDGTLIAKHRKVHLFDIDIPNKITFRESDSLSPGNSLTTFDVKGCKIGIGICYDIRFEEMARIYRNKGIKFYLHSER